A window from Candidatus Melainabacteria bacterium encodes these proteins:
- a CDS encoding cysteine desulfurase, with protein MQQASKCVQRSLNLSWQYALAPYAALHERAIMCRLMKLHATIIGKCLLVTGSVYQRGRLSMSVYLDNSATTRVRDEVLEAMQPYLTDKWGNPSSIHRLGRQARAAIEAARQQIADLIGAQPAEIHFTPAGTYSNNVALLGRARFVEENKLGRHLITSCIEHSSGLGPSKHLAARGWKVTYLHVDKEGFVDLDELRASLSDETSMISLMYANNEVGTVQPIEEIARIAQERNIFYHTDAVQAAGKIKLDVTKLPVQTMSLSGHKFHAPKGIGILYIRKDAPILPIIFGGGQEKGVFPGTENLASIVGIGKAAELAAQNLEENSKKLRAIQEVMIARLTREECVKLTGAKNLDKRIPGHVSVIVHGTVGEQLVNDADFKGICISSVSACSSSGVDPSHVLSCIGFPREEVMGSARITAGCFNTLEECEKAADVLAQLFVKRAAKNTVAAV; from the coding sequence GTGCAGCAAGCAAGCAAATGCGTTCAGCGTTCGCTGAATCTGTCATGGCAGTATGCTTTAGCGCCTTACGCCGCTCTGCATGAAAGAGCGATTATGTGTCGTTTGATGAAGTTGCATGCTACCATCATCGGGAAATGCCTGCTGGTGACAGGTTCCGTCTATCAAAGAGGACGTTTGTCAATGAGTGTCTACCTGGACAATAGTGCGACCACACGTGTCAGAGATGAAGTGCTTGAGGCGATGCAGCCTTACCTGACCGACAAATGGGGCAACCCTTCCTCCATTCATCGACTCGGTCGACAGGCCAGAGCAGCCATTGAAGCAGCAAGGCAACAAATAGCCGACTTGATAGGCGCCCAACCGGCCGAGATTCACTTCACACCGGCCGGCACATACAGCAACAATGTCGCCCTGCTCGGTCGAGCCAGATTTGTCGAAGAGAACAAGCTGGGTCGGCACTTGATTACGTCATGCATCGAACACTCATCAGGACTTGGTCCCTCCAAGCATCTGGCAGCACGCGGCTGGAAGGTCACTTACCTGCACGTAGACAAAGAAGGCTTCGTTGATCTCGATGAACTGCGCGCCTCTCTCTCAGACGAAACCAGCATGATCTCGCTCATGTACGCCAACAACGAAGTCGGCACGGTGCAACCAATCGAGGAAATCGCGAGAATTGCTCAAGAACGGAATATCTTTTATCACACTGACGCAGTGCAAGCGGCAGGAAAGATCAAACTAGACGTGACAAAGTTGCCCGTTCAAACCATGAGTTTGTCGGGTCACAAATTCCACGCCCCTAAAGGAATAGGCATTCTCTACATTCGAAAAGATGCACCGATTCTGCCAATTATTTTTGGCGGTGGTCAGGAGAAAGGAGTTTTCCCCGGCACAGAAAATCTGGCCAGCATTGTCGGCATCGGGAAAGCGGCCGAGCTGGCCGCCCAAAATCTGGAAGAGAATTCAAAAAAACTACGTGCCATTCAAGAAGTCATGATTGCTCGATTGACCCGCGAAGAGTGTGTCAAATTGACGGGCGCAAAAAATTTAGATAAGCGAATTCCCGGACACGTCAGCGTCATCGTGCACGGCACAGTCGGCGAACAACTGGTGAACGATGCCGACTTCAAGGGCATCTGCATATCAAGCGTTTCAGCATGTTCTTCAAGTGGAGTTGATCCATCGCACGTCCTCAGCTGCATTGGTTTCCCCAGAGAAGAAGTAATGGGCTCGGCGCGCATCACAGCAGGTTGCTTCAATACCCTGGAAGAATGCGAAAAGGCAGCTGATGTCCTGGCGCAATTGTTTGTCAAACGTGCTGCAAAAAATACTGTAGCGGCTGTCTGA
- a CDS encoding HAMP domain-containing histidine kinase — translation MRLAQLKPANLTIGQKGWILIAIPLGFEILIAASLWFMFLQAEHKAVQLSHSRDIILKLGHLSSSLLEASGNMLTFAYSGRPGLVEASRKAEDTCLRNMATLMQFARDDNRDINEYARLEKSLNGAIQLLRSYEHRDESVGMLANVGELRKQLESVHREFKGIVQHISDIEKQIELQENDADQQLKANIQYLLISFIAASVVISALLARFFFSNIADRLNKIEENSRRIGHRVELQPALTGDDELAKLDRSLHKAAEDLAAAESKKQLMVAMISHDLRSPLLSLQGTLALLLAGTCGTIPEKAQARVQKAERSLERLISMISDFLDLEKFSASDAVMSLQMRRVKMQKVFEEAKMAVENLATERSIDIVCTGEETELSVDLNLMIRLLTNLLSNAIKFSPPNSKIEVAAGLETTDAFITVTDHGTGIEAKSLDTLFEPFVQTQEGAEKDNSSGLGLAVCREIARKHQGEISVRSKLGVGTVFRVTIPQLKGDEQCRS, via the coding sequence TTGCGACTGGCACAACTAAAACCTGCAAATCTGACTATTGGTCAAAAAGGTTGGATTCTGATTGCCATTCCGCTCGGTTTCGAGATTCTCATTGCCGCATCATTGTGGTTTATGTTCCTGCAAGCTGAACATAAGGCAGTGCAGTTGTCGCATTCACGTGACATCATTTTGAAGCTGGGGCACCTTTCTTCGTCGCTTCTTGAAGCAAGCGGCAACATGCTCACGTTCGCTTACTCGGGTCGCCCAGGGCTGGTGGAAGCCAGTCGCAAAGCCGAAGATACCTGCCTGCGAAATATGGCCACGCTTATGCAATTTGCTCGCGATGACAATCGCGACATCAACGAATATGCGCGCCTGGAAAAATCTCTAAACGGTGCCATTCAACTGCTGCGTAGCTACGAGCATCGTGACGAAAGCGTTGGCATGCTTGCAAACGTGGGAGAACTGCGCAAACAGCTCGAATCGGTGCATCGCGAATTCAAAGGCATCGTTCAGCATATAAGCGACATAGAAAAGCAAATCGAACTGCAAGAGAATGATGCAGACCAACAGTTAAAAGCAAATATTCAATATCTGCTCATCTCTTTTATCGCCGCAAGCGTAGTTATTTCCGCACTGCTAGCCAGATTCTTCTTTTCAAATATCGCCGATAGATTAAACAAAATCGAGGAGAATTCACGTCGCATCGGTCATCGCGTCGAGCTACAACCGGCACTGACGGGAGATGATGAACTGGCAAAACTTGATCGCAGTCTTCACAAAGCGGCTGAAGATCTGGCTGCGGCCGAATCAAAAAAGCAACTGATGGTAGCGATGATCAGCCATGATCTTCGCTCGCCCTTACTGTCACTGCAGGGGACGCTGGCATTACTCCTGGCGGGCACATGCGGTACCATCCCCGAAAAAGCTCAAGCCCGGGTACAAAAGGCTGAACGCAGCCTGGAGAGATTGATCTCGATGATCTCAGACTTTCTTGATCTGGAAAAATTCAGCGCATCAGATGCTGTAATGAGTTTGCAGATGAGGAGAGTGAAGATGCAGAAGGTGTTCGAAGAAGCGAAGATGGCGGTAGAGAACCTTGCCACGGAGCGCTCCATAGACATCGTCTGCACCGGCGAAGAGACTGAGTTGAGCGTGGATTTGAACTTGATGATTCGATTGCTGACGAACTTATTGTCGAACGCAATCAAATTTTCACCACCAAATTCAAAGATCGAAGTAGCCGCTGGTCTGGAAACCACCGACGCTTTTATCACAGTCACCGACCATGGCACCGGCATCGAGGCGAAATCTCTGGACACGCTCTTTGAACCATTTGTTCAGACGCAAGAAGGTGCTGAAAAGGACAACAGTTCAGGACTTGGACTCGCAGTCTGCCGTGAGATTGCAAGAAAACACCAGGGCGAAATCTCCGTGCGAAGTAAACTTGGCGTCGGCACGGTTTTCAGAGTGACGATTCCGCAACTAAAAGGAGATGAGCAATGTCGATCATAA
- a CDS encoding PE-PPE domain-containing protein, whose amino-acid sequence MSIIKTIKALIPAVIGEASDIGIASVIGAASFLGSAILMPNPAYAQQPAVVEGTYKVNATSGATALFTKTQGVDKIYSIGKTKMKALLINPGGQGQLAAADLNFVLIGNPNRPTDGLFSRFEFPISQNSTTAVDGVMTELYFRDADNPNVPIYRKYDSFSDFPKYPLNLLPDGNALLGYFYLHPSDLGFADPSKISLKEVKFTLQKPGQLSILDSSFQVAGETTITKNRIDLSN is encoded by the coding sequence ATGTCGATCATAAAAACTATAAAAGCGTTGATACCAGCAGTGATCGGCGAAGCGTCGGATATCGGTATAGCATCGGTTATTGGTGCAGCGTCGTTTCTCGGCTCAGCAATACTAATGCCGAATCCGGCTTATGCTCAGCAGCCGGCTGTTGTGGAAGGCACCTATAAAGTCAACGCCACTAGCGGTGCCACCGCATTATTCACGAAGACACAAGGAGTCGACAAAATTTACAGCATCGGCAAAACAAAGATGAAAGCCTTGCTGATCAATCCTGGTGGACAGGGACAGTTGGCCGCAGCCGATTTGAATTTCGTACTGATAGGAAATCCCAACAGACCAACCGACGGGCTATTTAGCCGTTTCGAATTTCCAATTTCCCAGAACTCGACAACAGCTGTAGATGGAGTGATGACAGAACTCTACTTTCGAGATGCCGATAATCCCAACGTGCCGATTTATCGAAAGTACGACAGTTTCTCCGACTTTCCCAAGTATCCGCTTAACTTGTTGCCGGACGGAAATGCATTACTCGGATATTTCTACCTGCACCCCTCAGACCTGGGTTTTGCTGACCCCAGCAAAATAAGCTTGAAGGAAGTCAAATTCACGCTCCAAAAACCAGGACAATTGTCAATTTTGGACAGCAGTTTCCAGGTCGCCGGCGAAACAACAATTACGAAAAACAGAATCGATCTCTCCAACTAA
- a CDS encoding serine O-acetyltransferase: MSLREEIENILMKDPAARSRAEVFLCYPGFHAVLIYRIAHRFWTTNDKVLRVVARSISQLGRFLTGIEIHPGAKIGRRLFIDHGLGVVIGETAEVGDDCVLYQGVTLGAQAAARMGALSRDTKRHPTLGNSVVVGSGAQILGGFAVGNNVQVASGSILLKEVPDDCIVVGVPGRVIFRQGVRVSDPVPDIEAEAIKCLRDKLASLEKQIERVQQIPIFEPTLTGVRRPSRSAAFTDNTAVYPGNTGNTAAVTAASDAVDIFLHGAGI, encoded by the coding sequence ATGAGCTTGAGGGAAGAGATAGAAAATATTCTGATGAAAGATCCGGCTGCTCGCAGCCGCGCAGAAGTTTTCCTCTGTTACCCGGGCTTTCACGCCGTTCTGATTTACAGAATCGCTCACCGGTTCTGGACGACAAATGACAAAGTACTGCGTGTTGTCGCTCGCAGCATCTCTCAACTCGGAAGATTCCTCACAGGCATTGAAATTCACCCGGGGGCAAAAATCGGTCGACGACTCTTTATCGATCATGGTCTGGGTGTTGTGATAGGTGAGACTGCAGAGGTTGGCGACGATTGTGTGCTCTATCAGGGTGTCACTCTCGGTGCGCAAGCAGCGGCAAGAATGGGTGCTCTGTCTCGTGATACCAAACGTCATCCAACTCTGGGCAATTCAGTAGTGGTCGGCAGCGGGGCGCAAATCCTCGGTGGTTTCGCGGTTGGAAACAACGTGCAAGTGGCATCCGGCTCGATTCTGCTCAAAGAAGTGCCCGACGATTGTATTGTAGTGGGCGTGCCAGGTCGCGTGATTTTCAGGCAGGGTGTGCGTGTCAGCGACCCTGTGCCGGATATCGAAGCTGAAGCGATCAAGTGTCTGCGAGACAAGCTTGCATCTCTCGAAAAACAGATCGAGCGCGTTCAGCAGATACCGATCTTCGAACCGACTCTGACCGGCGTTCGACGTCCATCACGCAGCGCTGCGTTTACAGACAATACCGCAGTTTATCCGGGCAATACTGGAAACACTGCTGCAGTGACCGCTGCTTCTGATGCTGTAGACATCTTCTTGCACGGCGCCGGAATCTGA
- the cysK gene encoding cysteine synthase A encodes MAIANDVTEVIGNTPLVRLNRLTSELSPDTVIAAKLESRSPLGSVKDRIGVSMINEAEKAGLITRGKTTLIEPTSGNTGIALAFVAAARKYKLILTMPDTMSLERRKLLAALGAQLVLTPGTEGMRGAINRATELAKTTPNAFMPQQFDNPANPKIHRETTAEEIWRDTEGKVDIFIAGVGTGGTITGVGQVLKERKPGVQIIAVEPADSPVLTQTLKGEPLKPGPHKIQGIGAGFVPGVLDLSVIDEVFQVTNDQALEWGRRLAAEEGLFCGISSGAAAYAAVQVAKRPENKGKTVVIILPSTGERYLSTALFNDIVADGASSNAGEPVAAGTK; translated from the coding sequence ATGGCTATTGCAAATGACGTTACTGAAGTGATCGGCAACACTCCGCTGGTCAGGTTGAACCGTCTGACGAGCGAGCTGTCGCCCGATACAGTTATCGCTGCGAAGCTGGAGTCGCGAAGTCCACTCGGGTCTGTCAAAGACAGAATCGGGGTCTCGATGATTAATGAAGCAGAGAAAGCCGGTTTGATTACCCGAGGAAAGACCACTCTGATTGAGCCAACGTCTGGAAACACGGGCATCGCGCTGGCTTTCGTTGCCGCTGCTAGAAAATACAAATTGATTTTGACCATGCCCGACACCATGTCGCTCGAGCGTCGCAAACTGCTGGCTGCGCTGGGGGCTCAGCTTGTCCTCACTCCGGGTACAGAAGGCATGCGCGGAGCCATCAATAGAGCTACTGAGCTGGCAAAGACTACACCAAATGCCTTCATGCCACAGCAGTTCGATAACCCTGCCAACCCTAAGATCCACCGTGAGACTACAGCGGAAGAGATATGGCGTGATACCGAGGGCAAAGTAGACATTTTTATTGCCGGGGTCGGCACCGGCGGCACCATTACTGGTGTCGGACAAGTTTTGAAAGAAAGAAAACCTGGTGTTCAAATCATCGCTGTTGAACCAGCAGACAGTCCAGTTCTCACTCAGACTTTGAAAGGCGAACCGTTGAAACCGGGCCCTCACAAAATTCAAGGCATAGGTGCAGGGTTTGTGCCCGGAGTGCTGGACCTTTCGGTAATTGACGAGGTATTTCAGGTCACCAACGATCAGGCTCTCGAATGGGGACGACGGTTGGCTGCTGAAGAAGGTTTGTTTTGTGGTATCAGCAGTGGTGCCGCCGCATATGCCGCTGTGCAGGTGGCTAAGCGCCCTGAAAACAAAGGCAAGACTGTAGTCATCATTTTGCCGAGCACGGGCGAGCGCTACCTGTCTACTGCTTTGTTCAACGATATCGTCGCCGATGGTGCATCCAGCAATGCTGGTGAACCTGTCGCGGCCGGAACTAAGTAG
- a CDS encoding redoxin domain-containing protein: protein MAFDLKTAEKYLLLITKPSRFFASILLEQKVGWALFFLFILSSLFCLTRAALDGALGLPSTAKTLGQFVIAVTTVAWGYCALYALVAFPLGKKLGGKGTIRRLFLVAAYSLLPAILFAAPPTALMGLIWSFCLAVVGLRMAHGFPLARAITLQSIMVALTAMLAGVSTFGLMKAMQKHYPAEKLVHQSAPQALLSPFEGESFQLSDLKGKSVVVLDFWATWCSPCRSSLPTLAEVAREYKDRNVVVLAVSNDDDWHTAKSYLKAAKVDLVGIKGTPELNRDFMVEALPETVIVDKNGNVAWAHVGVPLNEKEVLRAELDRCLSQSR from the coding sequence GTGGCATTTGATTTGAAGACGGCCGAAAAATATCTACTGCTAATTACCAAGCCGAGCAGATTTTTTGCTTCCATATTGCTGGAGCAGAAAGTAGGCTGGGCTCTCTTTTTTCTTTTCATTCTCTCCAGTTTGTTTTGCTTGACCCGTGCCGCTCTTGATGGTGCACTGGGATTGCCCTCAACTGCCAAGACCCTGGGGCAGTTCGTCATCGCAGTAACAACTGTAGCGTGGGGATACTGCGCTCTCTATGCACTGGTTGCATTTCCCCTGGGAAAGAAGTTAGGCGGCAAGGGCACGATCAGAAGGTTGTTTCTGGTTGCCGCATATTCGCTCTTGCCCGCCATCCTGTTTGCTGCTCCACCAACTGCTTTGATGGGGTTGATCTGGTCATTTTGCCTGGCTGTAGTTGGCTTGAGAATGGCCCATGGATTTCCACTTGCACGAGCTATCACGTTGCAGTCAATAATGGTGGCATTGACCGCCATGCTTGCTGGTGTGTCAACTTTTGGTTTGATGAAAGCGATGCAAAAGCATTATCCGGCGGAGAAGCTGGTGCATCAATCTGCCCCACAGGCTCTGCTTTCGCCGTTTGAGGGTGAGTCGTTTCAGCTTTCGGATCTTAAAGGTAAGTCGGTTGTGGTTCTGGACTTCTGGGCAACCTGGTGCTCGCCATGTCGAAGCAGTCTGCCGACCCTGGCCGAAGTGGCAAGAGAGTATAAAGATAGAAATGTGGTTGTGCTCGCTGTCAGCAATGATGATGACTGGCACACGGCTAAGTCATATTTGAAAGCTGCGAAAGTTGACCTGGTCGGCATAAAAGGCACGCCCGAGCTGAACAGGGATTTTATGGTCGAAGCCCTTCCTGAGACCGTCATCGTTGATAAGAATGGCAATGTCGCATGGGCTCATGTGGGTGTTCCATTGAATGAGAAAGAAGTGCTGCGCGCTGAACTAGACCGATGCTTGAGTCAGTCACGCTAA
- a CDS encoding DUF1292 domain-containing protein, which translates to MNNEAQTQENEAMITLEGEDGHSYSCQILDIFEFENQEYALLLKMGDAKSDSAEEEEGSLVIMRLIQREDQSIFQTIESDDEFERVVAHVEELARQSEAEHAGED; encoded by the coding sequence ATGAACAACGAAGCACAGACCCAAGAAAATGAAGCGATGATCACGCTCGAAGGAGAAGACGGTCATTCTTATTCGTGTCAGATCCTTGACATTTTCGAGTTTGAGAATCAGGAATATGCTCTGCTTCTCAAAATGGGTGACGCTAAGAGCGACAGTGCCGAAGAAGAAGAAGGTTCGCTTGTAATCATGCGTCTGATTCAACGCGAAGACCAATCGATTTTTCAAACCATCGAAAGCGACGATGAATTCGAACGTGTCGTTGCTCACGTTGAAGAACTGGCTCGTCAAAGCGAAGCCGAGCACGCAGGCGAAGACTAA
- a CDS encoding potassium channel protein, with amino-acid sequence MKDSLLQRFVNDIVRLWVLILVGTIGFMLVEHWKFIDALYMTVITVTTVGYGETHALSESGKIYTVVLILVGAGIVLYVLSDMVEIFLELNFTSRRMKHRIVKLTGHQIVCGYGRTGQEVTKHFRQNKIPFVILEMDPDRVRKAEGEGLLVLLGDASNDEVLLEAQIDKANGIVCCLPDDTANTFIALSAKGLNENITIVSRAGNPGSEAKLRRAGASMVISPYVICGRRMATAVTHPLVTEFLDVVMHSSAYDLRMEQITLDDHSKLVGLTLKDANIKQTSGAMILAVNQSGKLMTNPSPDLIFHDGDELIALGTEQELKTLAALARKQKLEEL; translated from the coding sequence TTGAAAGATTCTCTTTTACAACGTTTCGTTAACGACATAGTTCGGCTCTGGGTCTTGATCCTGGTTGGAACTATTGGCTTCATGCTGGTCGAGCATTGGAAATTCATCGATGCTCTTTATATGACGGTGATCACCGTTACAACCGTCGGTTATGGCGAAACCCATGCCCTCTCAGAGTCGGGAAAAATCTATACAGTCGTCTTGATTCTCGTTGGTGCAGGTATAGTTTTGTATGTCCTGTCCGACATGGTCGAAATCTTTCTAGAGCTTAACTTCACTAGCAGGCGCATGAAACACAGAATTGTCAAGCTGACGGGGCACCAGATCGTATGCGGTTACGGTAGAACCGGGCAAGAAGTAACGAAACATTTTCGCCAAAACAAAATTCCTTTTGTAATTTTGGAAATGGATCCAGACCGAGTCAGAAAGGCAGAGGGCGAAGGCTTGCTCGTGCTGCTCGGTGACGCCTCCAACGATGAGGTTTTGCTTGAAGCTCAAATTGACAAGGCGAATGGCATCGTCTGTTGCTTGCCTGACGACACGGCCAATACTTTTATTGCGTTGTCAGCCAAGGGCTTGAACGAAAACATTACGATCGTCTCAAGAGCCGGTAATCCAGGTTCTGAAGCCAAGTTGCGCCGAGCCGGTGCCAGTATGGTGATCTCTCCCTATGTCATCTGCGGTCGGCGAATGGCTACTGCTGTCACTCACCCGCTTGTGACGGAATTTCTCGATGTGGTCATGCATAGCTCCGCCTACGACCTGCGCATGGAGCAAATCACGCTCGACGACCATTCCAAGCTTGTCGGACTGACGTTAAAGGACGCCAATATAAAACAAACATCAGGCGCTATGATCCTCGCGGTGAATCAAAGTGGTAAGCTGATGACCAATCCGTCTCCCGATCTGATTTTCCACGACGGTGATGAACTGATAGCCTTGGGAACTGAACAAGAGCTAAAAACCCTTGCCGCCCTGGCCCGTAAGCAAAAACTCGAGGAATTGTAA
- the atpD gene encoding F0F1 ATP synthase subunit beta: protein MSTVLTAKEGRVVQVIGPVIDVEFPDGRLPEIYNALEIIGKNPSSGEDIKIICEVQQMLGDNRVRTVAMSSTDGLTRGVKGIDTGSPITVPVGQGTLGRIINVLGEAVDEAGPMTTTERWPIHRPCPTLKDLQTETVVFETGIKVVDLLAPYIKGGKVGLFGGAGVGKTVIIMELIHNIASQHGGFSVFGGVGERTREGNDLWHEMKDSGVIDKVALVYGQMNEPPGARMRVGLSALTVAEYFRDVAHQDVLLFVDNIFRFVQAGSEVSALLGRMPSAVGYQPTLANEMGELQERITSTKNGSITSVQAVYVPADDLTDPAPATTFGHLDATTVLSRQIAELGIYPAVDPLASTSTALKPEVVGQDHYEVARGVQQTLQRYKDLQDIIAILGMDELSAEDKIIVTRARKIQKFLSQPFFVAEVFTGLKGKYVPVKDTVEAFKQILAGDHDDMPEQAFYMVGGIEEARAKAKELAES from the coding sequence ATGAGCACAGTACTTACAGCCAAAGAAGGACGTGTCGTCCAGGTTATCGGGCCCGTAATCGACGTTGAGTTTCCAGACGGCCGTTTGCCGGAAATTTACAACGCTCTTGAGATCATCGGTAAAAACCCATCATCCGGTGAAGATATCAAGATCATCTGCGAAGTGCAGCAAATGCTTGGTGATAACCGCGTCAGAACAGTAGCGATGAGCTCCACTGACGGTCTCACCCGTGGCGTTAAAGGTATCGACACAGGCAGCCCGATCACAGTGCCGGTCGGTCAGGGAACACTCGGACGAATCATCAATGTACTCGGCGAAGCTGTAGATGAAGCTGGTCCAATGACCACAACTGAACGCTGGCCGATTCACAGACCATGCCCAACTCTGAAAGACCTGCAAACAGAAACAGTTGTGTTTGAAACTGGTATCAAAGTAGTCGACTTGCTGGCTCCATATATCAAAGGTGGAAAGGTCGGTCTGTTCGGCGGAGCCGGCGTAGGCAAGACAGTTATCATCATGGAATTGATTCACAACATCGCCTCGCAGCACGGTGGATTCTCCGTGTTCGGTGGAGTGGGTGAACGCACTCGTGAAGGAAACGACCTCTGGCACGAAATGAAAGACTCCGGCGTTATCGACAAAGTAGCGCTGGTCTATGGACAGATGAACGAGCCACCAGGCGCCAGAATGCGCGTCGGCTTGTCAGCTCTGACAGTAGCCGAATACTTCCGTGACGTCGCTCACCAGGACGTGCTGCTCTTCGTTGACAACATCTTCCGTTTCGTACAAGCCGGTTCAGAAGTATCCGCGCTGCTGGGACGTATGCCTTCAGCCGTAGGTTATCAGCCGACTCTGGCTAACGAAATGGGCGAATTGCAAGAGCGCATTACATCAACCAAGAACGGTTCGATTACATCTGTACAAGCTGTATACGTACCTGCAGACGACTTGACCGACCCAGCTCCAGCAACAACATTCGGTCACCTAGATGCAACAACAGTATTGAGCCGTCAGATTGCAGAATTGGGTATTTACCCTGCTGTTGACCCGCTCGCCTCGACATCTACAGCCTTGAAGCCGGAAGTTGTCGGACAAGATCACTACGAAGTAGCTCGCGGTGTTCAACAGACCCTGCAGAGATACAAAGACTTGCAAGACATCATCGCCATCTTGGGTATGGACGAACTGTCAGCAGAAGACAAAATCATCGTTACTCGCGCAAGAAAGATTCAGAAGTTCTTGAGCCAGCCGTTCTTCGTTGCTGAAGTATTCACAGGCCTGAAAGGTAAATACGTACCGGTCAAAGACACTGTTGAAGCGTTCAAACAGATCCTGGCAGGCGATCACGATGATATGCCTGAGCAAGCCTTCTACATGGTCGGCGGCATCGAAGAAGCAAGAGCAAAAGCTAAGGAATTGGCTGAATCCTAA
- a CDS encoding ATP-dependent Clp protease proteolytic subunit: MKKKNQPAPATPGIETPAKVGTRDIFLFGRLENEITLPVIKKLIKLNKANAAEPINLYINSAGGNGYNADAIIAVMHSLQAPVNTICLGHALSGACEILASGTGTRSAYEFSTLMFHQTLWEADGDITNLEIQAAQGKRFREAQIELLHRCTGQDKSVVKRDIERDHYMSAREALDYGIIDSVLTHDRVKSNNGGNNNRASSGSVSSKKLSAKAAHLGSGKSGSKSTGKTPGRPKNGKGR; the protein is encoded by the coding sequence ATGAAAAAGAAAAATCAACCAGCGCCCGCAACACCAGGAATCGAGACTCCAGCCAAAGTAGGCACTCGCGATATCTTTTTGTTCGGGCGTCTGGAGAATGAGATCACATTGCCAGTGATCAAAAAGCTAATCAAGCTAAACAAAGCGAACGCGGCAGAGCCCATCAATTTGTATATCAATTCCGCTGGCGGCAATGGCTACAATGCCGATGCCATCATCGCCGTGATGCACTCTTTGCAAGCACCGGTAAATACAATTTGCCTCGGCCATGCTCTTTCCGGAGCTTGCGAAATTCTCGCTTCCGGCACGGGCACTCGATCTGCTTATGAATTTTCCACTCTCATGTTTCATCAAACATTGTGGGAAGCTGATGGAGACATCACCAATCTGGAGATTCAAGCAGCTCAGGGTAAGCGTTTCAGAGAAGCACAGATCGAATTGCTGCATCGTTGCACCGGACAAGACAAATCTGTTGTCAAACGCGACATCGAAAGAGACCACTACATGTCGGCGCGAGAAGCGCTTGATTACGGCATCATCGACAGCGTTTTGACGCACGACCGCGTCAAGAGCAACAACGGCGGCAATAACAATAGAGCATCAAGTGGTTCTGTTTCGAGTAAGAAACTGAGTGCCAAAGCGGCTCATCTCGGTTCAGGTAAGTCAGGCTCCAAGTCAACAGGCAAAACACCGGGCCGTCCGAAAAACGGCAAGGGCAGATAG
- a CDS encoding F0F1 ATP synthase subunit epsilon, which yields MPGALNLKIITPERVVLEQAVDEVSARAIDGELSILPNHQPLITALAIDVLRYKVQGEENIAAVIGGLLEVGENQVTVLSDVAELDTEIDEARAHDAKARAEAEKTQKTDKLDVYLSEMAMSRAVARLKAAELSKQRRRKHQV from the coding sequence ATGCCAGGCGCTCTCAATCTAAAAATCATCACCCCAGAACGTGTTGTGCTGGAACAAGCAGTCGACGAAGTATCAGCCCGCGCTATCGACGGCGAACTTTCGATTTTGCCGAACCACCAACCTTTGATCACAGCGCTTGCTATCGATGTTTTGCGCTACAAAGTGCAGGGTGAAGAAAATATCGCAGCTGTCATTGGCGGCTTGCTTGAAGTTGGCGAAAATCAGGTGACGGTGCTGAGCGACGTTGCCGAACTGGATACAGAAATCGACGAAGCCAGAGCACACGACGCTAAGGCAAGAGCCGAAGCTGAAAAGACGCAGAAGACAGACAAACTCGACGTCTATCTCTCCGAGATGGCTATGTCTCGTGCGGTTGCTCGACTAAAGGCTGCCGAACTGTCCAAGCAACGCCGTCGCAAACACCAGGTCTAA